From a region of the Bradyrhizobium sp. KBS0727 genome:
- a CDS encoding bifunctional diguanylate cyclase/phosphodiesterase, which yields MVVAKKSSGAEKSNNDVFGDVAILQRKWQAALRPGDTLPRYEDVMLGSLGRLADHIVLLRDNRGVLAVSHTGRYIQQWLSDERWDIPLTALPPDCATALGEAASSALANGRPYLASAHCVRDGLVRTYDVLALPTSSRWGGTLIGAYVNERDSQYNLLDTIFSATDDGVLSLAAIRDAGGQPCDFQIVHLNQGAARLLRQPSTALLWHRLGAGGNLLCAPEVIQRLRDIIRDGNGGQIEIDRADRCLRLGVTAFGDMLSLTVSDVTALKRSEVSFRLLFDNNPMPMWVFDAETTQFLSVNDAAVQHYGYSRETFLGMQLRQIWPEDEWATHSQALQQVGDVYNSSHDWRHLKADGSEIHVLTFGRRVAFDGRDGYLVAVVDITERRKAEARIAHMAHHDGLTNLPNREYYQDRLRQALDRGNPSSRRVAVMCVDLDLFKNVNDSFGHPMGDRLLKAVAERLRSEVRGDNLVARLGGDEFAIVLTSDVSPNEVSDFADRLIVALSARYDLDGLEVVVGASIGIALSPGDGATSEELMRNADMALYRAKSDGGGVHRFFEREMDRQAQKRRDMERDLRRAFANGEFELHYQPLVDIAANRISGFESLLRWRNPEKGMVSPAEFIPVAEDIGLIVQLGEWVLREACTEAMNWPKDVKVAVNLSPVQFRSRNLVQVVISALGRSGLSPRRLELEITESVFLAETEANLAILHQLRELGVSISMDDFGTGYSSLSYLRSFPFDKIKIDRSFVKDLAEREDCVAIVRAISGLGRSLNITTTAEGVETTDQLDWLRAEGCNEVQGFLFSAARPAAEIAALLAGFKSRASKAA from the coding sequence ATGGTGGTGGCGAAGAAGTCGTCAGGGGCTGAGAAATCCAACAACGATGTGTTTGGCGATGTCGCGATCCTGCAGCGCAAATGGCAGGCGGCGTTGCGTCCGGGCGATACGCTGCCACGCTATGAAGACGTTATGCTCGGCAGTCTGGGCCGGCTCGCAGATCACATCGTTCTGCTCAGGGACAACCGTGGCGTACTCGCCGTCTCCCACACCGGCCGCTACATCCAGCAATGGCTCAGCGACGAGCGCTGGGATATTCCGCTGACCGCGCTGCCGCCGGATTGTGCGACTGCGCTCGGCGAAGCGGCATCGAGTGCGCTTGCCAACGGCCGTCCCTATCTGGCGTCGGCGCATTGCGTGCGCGACGGACTGGTGCGGACCTACGACGTACTGGCGCTGCCGACGTCGTCGCGCTGGGGCGGCACGCTGATCGGCGCTTATGTCAACGAGCGCGATAGCCAGTACAATCTGCTCGACACGATTTTCTCCGCAACCGACGACGGCGTGCTGTCGCTGGCGGCGATCCGCGATGCCGGCGGGCAGCCGTGCGATTTCCAGATCGTCCATCTCAACCAGGGCGCGGCCCGGCTGCTGCGGCAGCCATCGACCGCGCTGCTCTGGCACCGGCTCGGCGCCGGTGGAAACCTCTTGTGCGCGCCGGAGGTGATCCAGCGATTGCGCGACATCATTCGCGACGGCAATGGCGGTCAGATCGAAATCGACCGCGCCGATCGTTGTCTCCGGTTGGGTGTGACGGCATTCGGCGACATGCTGTCGCTGACGGTCTCGGACGTCACGGCGCTGAAACGCAGCGAGGTTTCGTTCCGTCTCCTGTTCGATAACAATCCGATGCCGATGTGGGTATTCGACGCTGAAACCACGCAGTTCCTGAGCGTCAACGACGCCGCCGTGCAGCATTACGGCTACAGCCGCGAAACCTTTCTCGGCATGCAGCTTCGCCAGATCTGGCCGGAAGACGAGTGGGCAACCCATAGCCAGGCGTTGCAGCAGGTCGGCGACGTCTACAATTCGAGCCACGACTGGCGGCATCTCAAGGCCGATGGCAGCGAGATCCATGTGCTGACATTCGGGCGGCGGGTCGCCTTCGACGGCCGCGACGGCTATCTGGTGGCCGTGGTCGATATCACCGAGCGCCGCAAGGCCGAGGCCCGCATCGCCCACATGGCTCACCATGACGGCCTGACCAATCTGCCGAACCGGGAATACTATCAGGACCGGCTTCGCCAGGCGCTGGACCGCGGCAACCCGAGCAGCCGACGCGTCGCGGTGATGTGCGTCGATCTCGACCTGTTCAAGAACGTCAACGATTCCTTCGGTCATCCCATGGGCGACCGCCTGCTGAAGGCGGTGGCCGAGCGGCTGAGATCCGAGGTGCGCGGCGACAACCTCGTCGCCCGCCTTGGCGGCGACGAATTCGCCATCGTGCTGACCTCGGACGTCTCGCCGAACGAAGTCAGCGATTTTGCCGACCGGCTGATCGTCGCGTTGAGCGCGCGTTATGACCTCGATGGTCTCGAGGTCGTCGTCGGCGCCAGCATCGGCATCGCGCTGTCGCCTGGCGACGGCGCCACCAGCGAGGAACTGATGCGCAACGCCGACATGGCGCTCTATCGGGCCAAATCGGACGGCGGCGGCGTCCACCGTTTCTTCGAACGCGAGATGGACCGGCAGGCGCAGAAGCGCCGCGACATGGAACGCGACCTGCGCCGGGCCTTCGCCAATGGCGAGTTCGAACTGCATTACCAGCCGCTGGTGGATATCGCCGCCAACCGGATCAGCGGGTTTGAATCGCTGCTGCGCTGGCGCAATCCCGAAAAGGGCATGGTGTCGCCGGCCGAATTCATTCCGGTCGCCGAGGACATCGGATTGATCGTTCAACTCGGCGAATGGGTGCTGCGCGAGGCCTGTACGGAAGCGATGAACTGGCCGAAGGACGTCAAGGTCGCGGTCAACCTGTCGCCGGTGCAGTTCCGCAGCCGCAACCTGGTTCAGGTGGTGATCTCGGCGCTGGGGCGTTCCGGATTATCGCCGCGGCGGCTCGAGCTCGAAATCACCGAATCGGTGTTCCTCGCCGAGACCGAAGCCAATCTCGCGATCCTGCATCAGCTCCGAGAACTCGGCGTCAGCATCTCGATGGACGATTTCGGCACCGGCTATTCCAGCCTGAGCTACCTGCGCAGTTTTCCGTTCGACAAGATCAAGATCGACCGCTCGTTCGTCAAGGATCTGGCTGAGCGCGAGGATTGCGTCGCGATCGTGCGCGCGATCTCCGGCCTCGGCCGCAGCCTGAACATCACCACCACAGCCGAAGGGGTCGAAACCACCGACCAGCTCGACTGGCTGCGTGCCGAAGGCTGCAACGAGGTGCAGGGCTTTCTGTTCAGCGCGGCAAGGCCGGCCGCCGAAATCGCGGCCCTGTTGGCAGGCTTCAAATCGCGCGCCTCGAAGGCGGCGTGA
- a CDS encoding nitroreductase, translating to MPDALELLKLRRSVKPREMSGPGPSASELDTILTIGARVPDHGKLTPWRFIVFEGDARARAGDVIARVFAKKNPAAPAAEIEIEKRRLMDAPLVIAVVSFTRPHPKVPAWEQELSAGASAMNIVTAAAALGYGASWLTGWFAFDRDVLDGLGLKPDEKLAGFIHIGTPSKAAEDRPRPALSDIVTRF from the coding sequence GTGCCCGACGCCCTTGAACTCCTGAAACTCCGCCGCTCGGTAAAGCCCCGCGAAATGAGCGGCCCCGGCCCCTCTGCGAGCGAACTCGACACCATCCTGACCATCGGCGCGCGGGTGCCGGATCACGGCAAGCTGACGCCCTGGCGCTTCATCGTGTTCGAGGGCGACGCCCGTGCCCGTGCCGGCGACGTCATTGCCCGGGTATTTGCCAAGAAGAATCCCGCCGCCCCCGCGGCCGAGATCGAGATCGAGAAACGCCGGTTGATGGACGCGCCGCTGGTGATCGCGGTGGTGAGCTTCACCAGGCCGCACCCCAAGGTGCCGGCATGGGAGCAGGAACTGTCGGCCGGCGCCAGCGCGATGAACATCGTCACCGCGGCAGCCGCGCTCGGCTACGGCGCCAGCTGGCTCACCGGCTGGTTCGCGTTCGACCGCGACGTGCTGGATGGCCTCGGACTGAAGCCGGACGAAAAGCTCGCCGGCTTCATCCATATCGGCACCCCGTCGAAGGCCGCCGAAGACCGCCCTCGCCCGGCGCTGTCGGATATCGTGACGCGGTTCTGA
- a CDS encoding AAA family ATPase — protein sequence MKLIEAHVTNFRSAEDSEPFSLENITCLVGKNEAGKSAILLALAALNPHPSTPVVFDRERDYPRRHLTAYSQRHKGEEAVAIQTKWKLADEEIGDVRQVLGDKALKSPVIEISRRYNSDPEWKFEIDTKRAVAHLLNDRGFNQEQLAGLKGAEDIADLAAKIGTIPELTENQTALLNWLKPHASFHTLVYSVLKPYFPKFMYFSNYDRMDGAVRLDHLKTWKSNGEILKEENSGARLFMEFLEYAGVSLDEILTIGTYETFTAKLQAASNNITDQILEFWTQNPDLSVIVTIDPARPQDKPPLNENIIGRARIYNALHRVDTPFSERSAGFVWFFSFLVKFAQVKDDATPVVLLLDEPGLTLHGKAQGDLLRYFEDKLAPFHQIAYSTHSPFMVAPDKLTSARVVEDQVELKGTRRMPLGTKVREDILTRDPDTLFPLQGALGYEITQSLFIGKHTLLVEGASDILYLQALSSALQARKRTGLDPKWTMCPTGGIGNVRAFVSLFGGNKLDIAVLADQTKQDTKKIEELRKSEILRAGKVFTIADFTGKTESDIEDLFEIGLFAEIVNEAYGLPAKHRLTGPILDEADTNTVRLVKKAEAAFKVLPEPLPTFDHFTASAWLILNLPTLDAMTQPVNESLDRAEKLFEAVNAAIQTD from the coding sequence ATGAAGTTAATTGAGGCTCACGTCACGAATTTCCGGTCAGCCGAAGATTCCGAACCCTTTTCGCTCGAAAACATCACCTGTTTGGTCGGCAAAAACGAAGCCGGTAAGAGTGCTATCCTACTCGCGCTCGCCGCGCTTAATCCGCACCCGAGCACGCCGGTCGTGTTCGACAGAGAACGGGATTATCCCCGCCGTCACCTCACTGCATACTCGCAAAGACACAAGGGCGAAGAAGCCGTAGCGATCCAGACAAAGTGGAAGCTGGCAGATGAGGAGATCGGGGACGTGCGCCAAGTCCTCGGCGATAAGGCGCTCAAGTCGCCGGTGATTGAGATTAGCCGTCGATACAATTCGGACCCCGAATGGAAATTCGAAATCGACACCAAACGGGCTGTTGCACACCTGCTCAATGATCGCGGCTTTAATCAGGAACAACTTGCCGGACTGAAGGGAGCAGAAGATATTGCCGATCTTGCCGCAAAGATTGGGACTATTCCCGAGCTGACCGAAAATCAGACCGCTCTTCTGAACTGGCTTAAACCACACGCGTCATTCCACACGCTGGTGTACTCGGTCCTAAAACCGTACTTCCCGAAATTCATGTACTTCTCGAATTATGACCGCATGGATGGCGCTGTCCGTCTGGACCACTTGAAAACGTGGAAGAGCAACGGTGAAATTCTGAAAGAGGAAAACAGCGGCGCGCGCCTGTTCATGGAATTTCTGGAGTATGCCGGAGTTTCCCTCGATGAGATCCTGACCATCGGCACATACGAGACATTCACCGCTAAACTGCAGGCTGCTTCGAACAACATCACCGACCAGATACTCGAGTTCTGGACGCAAAATCCTGACCTATCAGTGATCGTAACAATTGACCCGGCACGGCCGCAGGACAAGCCACCACTGAACGAAAACATCATTGGGCGCGCGCGTATCTACAATGCGCTGCATCGCGTAGACACGCCCTTTTCCGAGCGTAGCGCCGGATTCGTCTGGTTCTTCTCATTTCTAGTGAAGTTCGCGCAGGTGAAAGATGACGCAACACCTGTGGTGCTCCTGCTCGATGAACCGGGTTTGACGCTGCACGGTAAGGCACAGGGTGATCTGCTTCGGTACTTTGAGGACAAGTTGGCCCCGTTCCATCAAATCGCTTATTCGACCCATTCGCCGTTCATGGTCGCGCCGGACAAGCTGACTTCCGCGCGCGTGGTTGAAGACCAAGTGGAGCTGAAAGGCACACGGCGCATGCCACTTGGAACCAAGGTTCGCGAAGATATTCTGACGCGCGACCCCGATACGCTGTTTCCCCTACAGGGAGCCTTGGGTTACGAGATCACCCAGTCGCTCTTCATCGGCAAACACACGCTTCTAGTCGAGGGCGCGTCGGATATCCTTTACTTGCAAGCTCTCTCCTCCGCGCTCCAGGCACGCAAGCGTACCGGACTCGATCCTAAGTGGACGATGTGTCCTACCGGCGGCATCGGGAATGTTCGTGCCTTCGTCTCGCTGTTCGGCGGTAACAAGCTCGATATTGCTGTCCTCGCGGACCAGACGAAACAAGACACCAAGAAAATAGAAGAACTCCGCAAGAGCGAAATATTGCGGGCTGGCAAGGTTTTCACCATCGCCGACTTTACTGGCAAGACTGAATCCGACATCGAAGATTTGTTCGAAATCGGCTTGTTCGCGGAGATCGTGAACGAGGCATACGGACTGCCTGCAAAGCACCGACTTACGGGTCCGATCCTAGACGAAGCCGACACTAATACGGTGCGGCTCGTAAAAAAAGCTGAGGCGGCGTTTAAGGTTCTCCCCGAACCCTTGCCAACGTTCGACCACTTCACCGCCTCGGCTTGGTTGATCCTTAACTTGCCCACGCTTGACGCAATGACACAGCCAGTGAACGAATCGTTGGACCGTGCTGAGAAGCTTTTTGAGGCGGTAAATGCGGCAATCCAGACAGATTAG
- a CDS encoding patatin-like phospholipase family protein, whose amino-acid sequence MLDNWMGRGQKGSDGRDKVGLGTVRRPVIGLALGGGAARGFAHIGIIKTLAAHGIVPNVVVGTSMGGVVGGAYASGHLDRLEEWARGLQRRNILAYLDIRLNGSGLIGGAKLAAEIESTLGQSLIEDLPVKFATVATEVRTGHEIWLTHGRMVDAMRASYALPGIFSPVLIGDRWLVDGALVNPVPVSAARALGAEIVIAANLSSDVFTHSTTIYSHGAAADPSVPVTAETVPEPPKRGLGKFFSAERTMKREFFGGDGRPGISTVMVDAFNIMQDRITRARLAGDPPDLLISPRVGQIGLFDFHRAGDLIAHGARAAERAIDSIQEAIEILAPSAAGKGTTAGKATEQE is encoded by the coding sequence GTGTTGGATAATTGGATGGGGCGCGGCCAAAAGGGCTCCGACGGCCGCGACAAGGTAGGGCTAGGCACGGTCCGTCGGCCGGTGATCGGCTTGGCACTGGGCGGCGGTGCGGCCCGCGGCTTCGCCCATATCGGCATCATCAAGACGCTGGCCGCGCATGGCATCGTTCCCAATGTCGTGGTGGGGACCTCCATGGGCGGGGTTGTCGGTGGCGCCTACGCGTCCGGACATCTCGACAGGCTGGAGGAATGGGCCCGCGGTCTGCAGCGGCGAAATATCCTCGCCTACCTCGATATCCGCCTCAACGGCTCCGGCCTGATCGGCGGCGCCAAACTCGCCGCCGAGATCGAAAGCACGCTGGGCCAGAGCCTGATCGAGGATCTGCCGGTGAAGTTTGCCACCGTCGCGACGGAGGTTCGTACTGGCCACGAGATCTGGCTGACCCATGGCCGCATGGTGGATGCGATGCGCGCCTCCTACGCGTTGCCCGGAATATTTTCGCCGGTCCTGATCGGCGACCGCTGGCTGGTCGACGGCGCGCTGGTCAATCCGGTGCCGGTATCGGCGGCGCGCGCGCTCGGCGCGGAGATCGTGATCGCCGCCAATCTCTCCAGCGACGTCTTTACCCATTCCACGACGATCTATTCGCATGGGGCCGCGGCCGACCCCTCGGTACCGGTCACAGCGGAGACGGTTCCCGAGCCGCCGAAACGCGGGCTCGGCAAATTCTTCTCCGCCGAGCGCACCATGAAACGCGAATTCTTTGGCGGTGATGGACGGCCCGGCATCTCCACCGTCATGGTCGACGCCTTCAACATCATGCAGGACCGCATCACCCGCGCGCGTCTGGCCGGCGATCCGCCGGATCTGTTGATTTCGCCCCGGGTCGGGCAGATCGGTTTGTTCGATTTTCACCGCGCCGGCGACTTGATCGCGCACGGCGCGCGCGCAGCCGAACGCGCGATCGACTCGATCCAGGAGGCCATCGAAATCCTGGCTCCCTCGGCGGCGGGGAAAGGCACGACCGCCGGCAAGGCGACGGAGCAGGAATAG
- a CDS encoding rhomboid family intramembrane serine protease: MDSPHESHLELPPDTPREPVLTLPAALTAYVALIALIHLRVLLPPEAENWTIDVFGFIPKRYDSTLLDITFPGGAGAKVWTFVTYSLLHANLSHIGFNVLWLLPFGSALARRFGAVRFFVFMAVTAAAGALAHLLTHEHAIAPMIGASASVSGTMAAAIRFAFVQGSFLSFSRGDAAAAARVPALSLADALRNGRVLGFLGVWFGVNIIFGVGSIAIGADGASVAWQAHIGGFLAGLMLFSLFDPVPRAAAHAADASSPDGSGRV; this comes from the coding sequence TTGGACTCCCCGCACGAATCCCACCTGGAACTGCCGCCGGATACGCCGCGCGAGCCGGTCCTGACGCTGCCGGCTGCGCTGACGGCCTATGTCGCGCTGATCGCGCTCATTCATTTGCGGGTGCTGCTGCCGCCCGAGGCGGAAAACTGGACCATCGACGTCTTCGGCTTCATCCCGAAGCGCTACGATTCCACGCTGCTCGACATCACCTTTCCCGGCGGCGCCGGCGCCAAGGTCTGGACCTTCGTCACCTACTCGCTGCTGCACGCCAATCTCAGCCATATCGGGTTCAACGTGCTGTGGCTGCTGCCGTTCGGCAGTGCGCTGGCGCGCCGGTTCGGCGCTGTCAGGTTCTTCGTGTTCATGGCGGTGACGGCGGCAGCCGGCGCGCTGGCGCATCTGCTCACCCATGAGCACGCGATTGCGCCGATGATCGGCGCCTCGGCATCGGTATCCGGCACCATGGCGGCGGCGATCCGGTTTGCCTTCGTGCAGGGCAGTTTCCTTTCGTTCAGCCGGGGCGACGCGGCAGCTGCCGCACGGGTTCCCGCGTTGTCGCTGGCCGATGCACTGCGCAACGGGCGCGTGCTCGGATTTCTCGGCGTCTGGTTCGGCGTCAACATCATCTTTGGCGTCGGTTCGATAGCGATTGGCGCCGATGGCGCCAGCGTCGCCTGGCAGGCGCATATCGGCGGATTTCTTGCCGGGCTGATGTTGTTCTCGCTGTTTGATCCGGTGCCGCGGGCGGCGGCACATGCTGCGGATGCGTCGTCGCCGGACGGATCAGGCCGCGTCTGA
- a CDS encoding PAS domain-containing protein, translating to MKHPSSRGFFAYWDAKRGDARAPDRIDIEPGAVRELLGDIFVLSCDNEAGYPFRVAGTRINALLGRDLKNVSLPALFAPDARREIEDLISYVTEEMLAAIAGITATTQDGRTAHLELLLLPFNHRAHAPVSLTGSLAPFEDNLGALRDFRMTSWRYLHRPERLVPRALRKLAIARGFMVYEGLR from the coding sequence ATGAAACATCCATCGAGCCGCGGTTTCTTCGCCTATTGGGACGCGAAACGCGGCGACGCGCGCGCACCGGACCGCATCGACATCGAACCCGGCGCGGTGCGCGAACTGCTCGGCGACATCTTCGTCCTGTCCTGTGACAACGAGGCCGGGTACCCGTTCCGCGTTGCCGGAACCCGCATCAACGCCCTGCTCGGCCGCGATCTCAAGAATGTCAGCCTCCCGGCGCTGTTCGCACCCGACGCTCGCCGCGAAATCGAGGACCTCATCAGCTACGTCACCGAGGAGATGCTGGCCGCAATCGCCGGCATCACCGCGACGACGCAAGACGGCCGCACCGCGCATCTGGAATTGCTGCTGCTGCCGTTCAACCACCGGGCGCACGCACCGGTCAGCCTGACCGGCTCGCTGGCGCCGTTCGAAGACAATCTGGGCGCGCTTCGCGATTTCAGGATGACGTCGTGGCGTTATCTGCACCGCCCGGAGCGGCTGGTGCCCCGCGCGTTGCGTAAGCTCGCGATCGCGCGCGGCTTCATGGTGTATGAGGGCCTGCGCTAG
- the thrS gene encoding threonine--tRNA ligase translates to MPDQNTPAPGFQYGLANLKPAEPQMKIAVTFPDGATREYPKDITGLEIAKGISPSLAKRTVAMALDGVVADLNDPVSHDAKIELINRDDPRALELIRHDAAHVLAEAVQALWPGTQVTIGPVIENGFYYDFFRNEPFTPEDFAAIEKKMREIIARDKPFTKEVWSREKTKQVFRDKGEAFKVELVDAIPGDEPIKIYFQGDWFDLCRGPHMSSTGKVGNAFKLMKVAGAYWRGDSNNPMLTRIYGTAFAKQEELDAYLKQIEEAEKRDHRRLGRELDLFHFQEEGPGVVFWHAKGWTIFQALIAYMRRRLTGDYSEVNAPQILDKVLWETSGHWDWYRENMFAAQSAGDEAEDKRWFALKPMNCPGHVQIFKHGLKSYRDLPLRLAEFGVVHRYEPSGAMHGLMRVRGFTQDDAHVFCTEAQLAEECLKINDLIMSTYADFGFEGELTVKLSTRPEKRVGTDEMWDHAERVMATVLQEIKTQGHNRIKTEINPGEGAFYGPKFEYVLRDAIGRDWQCGTTQVDFNLPERFGAFYIDADGSKKAPVMVHRAICGSMERFIGILIEHFAGNFPLWLAPVQAVVTTITSEGDEYAKVVAAAARRAGLRVELDLRNEKINYKVREHSLAKIPALLVVGKKEAEAHSVSIRRLGSEGQTVLPTADAIAALVEEATPPDVKRARLES, encoded by the coding sequence ATGCCTGACCAGAATACGCCTGCCCCGGGATTCCAGTATGGCCTTGCGAATTTGAAGCCGGCCGAACCCCAGATGAAAATCGCCGTCACCTTTCCCGATGGCGCCACCCGCGAATATCCCAAGGACATTACCGGACTGGAGATCGCCAAGGGCATCTCGCCGTCGCTCGCCAAGCGTACGGTGGCGATGGCGCTGGATGGCGTGGTCGCCGACCTCAACGATCCGGTTTCGCACGATGCCAAGATCGAGCTGATCAACCGCGACGATCCGCGCGCGCTGGAACTGATCCGGCATGATGCGGCGCATGTGCTGGCCGAAGCCGTGCAGGCGCTGTGGCCGGGCACCCAGGTCACGATCGGCCCGGTGATCGAGAACGGCTTCTACTACGACTTCTTCCGCAACGAGCCGTTCACGCCGGAAGACTTCGCCGCGATCGAAAAAAAGATGCGCGAGATCATCGCGCGCGACAAGCCGTTCACGAAAGAGGTCTGGTCGCGCGAGAAGACAAAACAGGTATTCCGCGACAAGGGCGAGGCCTTCAAGGTCGAGCTGGTCGACGCCATTCCCGGCGACGAGCCGATCAAGATCTATTTCCAGGGCGACTGGTTCGACCTGTGCCGCGGCCCGCATATGAGTTCGACCGGCAAGGTCGGCAACGCTTTCAAGCTGATGAAGGTCGCGGGCGCCTATTGGCGCGGCGACAGCAACAACCCGATGCTGACGCGCATCTACGGCACGGCGTTCGCCAAGCAGGAAGAACTCGACGCCTATCTGAAGCAGATCGAGGAAGCCGAGAAGCGCGACCACCGCCGGCTAGGCCGCGAGCTCGATCTGTTTCACTTCCAGGAAGAAGGCCCCGGCGTGGTGTTCTGGCACGCCAAGGGCTGGACCATCTTCCAGGCGCTGATCGCCTATATGCGGCGGCGCCTGACCGGCGATTACAGCGAGGTCAACGCGCCGCAGATCCTCGACAAGGTGCTGTGGGAGACCTCGGGCCACTGGGACTGGTACCGCGAGAACATGTTCGCGGCGCAATCGGCCGGCGACGAGGCCGAGGACAAGCGCTGGTTCGCGCTGAAGCCGATGAACTGTCCCGGCCACGTGCAGATCTTCAAGCACGGGCTGAAGAGCTATCGCGACCTGCCGTTGCGGCTGGCCGAATTCGGCGTCGTGCACCGCTATGAGCCGTCGGGCGCCATGCATGGCCTGATGCGCGTGCGCGGCTTCACGCAGGACGACGCGCATGTGTTCTGCACCGAAGCGCAGCTCGCCGAGGAATGCCTCAAGATCAACGACCTGATCATGTCGACCTATGCCGATTTCGGTTTCGAGGGCGAACTCACGGTCAAGCTGTCGACCCGGCCCGAGAAGCGCGTCGGCACCGACGAGATGTGGGACCACGCCGAGCGCGTGATGGCGACGGTGCTGCAGGAGATCAAGACGCAGGGCCACAACCGCATCAAGACCGAGATCAATCCCGGCGAAGGCGCGTTCTACGGCCCGAAGTTCGAATACGTGCTGCGCGACGCCATCGGCCGTGACTGGCAATGCGGCACCACGCAGGTCGACTTCAACCTGCCGGAGCGCTTCGGCGCGTTCTATATCGACGCCGACGGCTCCAAGAAGGCGCCGGTGATGGTGCATCGCGCGATCTGCGGCTCGATGGAACGCTTCATCGGCATCCTGATCGAACATTTCGCCGGCAACTTCCCGCTCTGGCTGGCGCCAGTGCAGGCCGTCGTTACCACCATCACCTCCGAAGGCGACGAATACGCCAAGGTGGTCGCCGCCGCCGCACGCCGCGCGGGCCTGCGCGTCGAACTCGACTTGCGCAACGAGAAGATCAACTACAAGGTCCGCGAGCATTCGCTGGCGAAGATCCCGGCGTTGCTCGTCGTCGGCAAGAAGGAAGCCGAGGCGCATTCGGTATCGATCCGTCGCCTCGGCAGCGAAGGGCAAACGGTCTTGCCGACCGCCGACGCGATTGCCGCGCTGGTCGAGGAAGCAACCCCGCCCGACGTGAAGCGGGCAAGGCTGGAGTCCTGA
- a CDS encoding CBS domain-containing protein has translation MTVRAILDAKGHQILSVEPEVKLSAAIKLLGERKIGAVLVMNQGRLEGILSERDIVRVLGERGARVLDEPVSNVMTRKVVSCRQADTVSGIMEMMTLGKFRHLPVVEDGKVVGLISIGDIVKRRLHEYEAEQEALRDYIKTA, from the coding sequence ATGACGGTACGAGCAATTCTCGACGCCAAGGGCCATCAGATCCTGAGCGTGGAGCCGGAGGTCAAGCTGTCGGCGGCAATCAAGTTGCTGGGCGAACGCAAGATCGGCGCGGTGCTGGTGATGAACCAGGGGCGCCTTGAGGGCATCCTGTCGGAGCGCGACATCGTGCGCGTGCTCGGTGAGCGCGGCGCCAGGGTGCTCGATGAGCCCGTCAGCAACGTCATGACGCGCAAGGTCGTCAGTTGCCGGCAGGCGGACACGGTGAGCGGCATCATGGAAATGATGACGCTCGGCAAGTTCAGGCATCTGCCCGTCGTCGAGGACGGTAAGGTGGTCGGCCTGATTTCAATCGGCGACATCGTCAAGCGCCGTCTCCACGAATATGAGGCCGAGCAGGAAGCGCTCCGCGATTACATCAAGACGGCCTGA